Within Vicia villosa cultivar HV-30 ecotype Madison, WI linkage group LG1, Vvil1.0, whole genome shotgun sequence, the genomic segment CTTAATAGGTCACACAAATAAGGATCATCGAACAGACACCGCAAAGACGTTGAAGCAATAATCAATAGGAATTATTTGCAAAAACTAAAAGCAACTGCAAAAGAATAGAGTTGGAATTATCATATCTCTAGAATGGCAGAAAGGAAAAAGCTATCCTTGGGCTTCTTATGTATCCCTAGTACAACTATCACATGATCAATGTTAGATAGCATCGAAAAGTATAATCATGCCGTCAACGATCATGATCTAGCCTTGATCTATTCAAACACTCAAGTATTCTAAAAAGAGAACCATGGCATTGTCTCACATAGAACCACGCGTCAAGTTCGTCCCTTAAAATGTTGCAGTTACGAGATGAGTATTTAATGTGCATGTTCCTGATGTAATCAGCTTCAAACCTTTCAGTTTCAACTATCTTTTTACTCTCACTCTAAATTATTTATTGAATGTTTCACTGACTTGAGTTTTAAAGTGTTAAATTTCAATGTCTACCCTGCTCCGCCGCCTTGGAAGCATTGAGCACCACACCAAAAAAATCGCATTCATGTCTCGTTTTTTATTCTTGGTTCCattccaaaaatatatatatatatatatatatatatatatatatatatatatatatatatatatatatatatatatatataagatccAATTTATGGATTGTGTATACATATTTTGTATATTCCGATTGGATGAGACATgtgtatgatattttcaaaagatACTTGGCCACTATTTTAAAACAGCTGAGTAGATATAAGTCTATTATAGAGACCTAGCTTTAATTAAGATTAGGCAAGTATGCCTTACTTCCCAAGCACCAAGCCCCACAAGACCCTTATATAACTTTATTAAGGTTCCTATATATCATATTTCTCAATCAAAACTTCTCATgcatcttaaatttttttattgaaaaataacaTGCAAGTTATCCACCGACAGCTGGGTAACCAAACTTGCTTAATGCTTACCCATCATCAAAGTTATCAATTATTCTCACTTCATTCCCTGCACTGCTATATAAACCACTTTTTCTTTTCTATATTTGCATAACTCTATGGAACCAAGTATACCATGTGAAATGAATCATGGAATATCAAATATCCTTCAGCAGTGACTCTAATAACCTCCAAAAAGAGTTTGCTACTACACGTAGTTTTTCTTCACAACACAGTCTAGCATCAGTTCCTTCTttgaactcgaactcaaactcaaACTCACAATTTCTTAACTCTTCCTTCACATGCATCACAACTCTCAAACTCCATACTTACATATCCTCTTTAACCCTTGCAGGAAACTTCCTCTACACTGGTTCATCCAGCAAAGAAATCACATCATGGAATATAACTCATTTTCATTCTCACCCTCAAGAATCAATTAACACAATAGTTTCTGGAAACGGTGCTGTGAAATCAATAGTAATCCATTCAGACAGGCTTTTCACAGCTCATCAAGACAACAAAATCCGCATTTGGAAAATCACAATTACCAACGACggcgaacttcaacaacaacacaaGTTCACCCGCTTAGCCACGCTCCCTACATTCACTAACCGTTTCACATCAATCTTGAATCCCAAGAACCATGTTAAGATCCGATTCCGAAGGCACAAAAAATGCACATGGATACACCATGTTGATACAGTCTCTTCCCTTGCCTTATCCAAAGACGGAACCTTGTTGTACTCAGTTTCATGGGACAGAACAATCAAGGTTTGGAAAACCAAAGACTTGACATGTTTGGAATCAGTGCAAACTGCACACGACGATGCAATAAACGCGATCACAGTATCTAACGATGGATATGTTTACACTGGATCAGCAGATAAAAAAATTAAGGTTTGGAAGAAAGAAAAAGGCGATAAGAACCACTCGTTGATAGATACATTAGAGAAACACAGGTCTGGTGTTAATGCATTGGCCCTTAACagtgacggttcagttttatatTCTGGTGCATGTGATAGATCAATATTGGTATATAAGAGAGGTGAAAATGGTAATTTGGTAGTGATGGGTGCGCTTCGTGGTCACACAAAGTCTATATTGTGTTTGGCAGTAGTTTCTGATTTGGTTTGCAGTGGTTCTGAGGATAAGACAATACGAATATGGAGAAGCAATAGTAATAATGTTGATAGAGAGTATTGTTGTTTGGGTGTTTTAGAAGGACATAGAGGTCCAATTAAGTGCCTAATTGCTGTCTTTGATCAGTTTGATGAACAATCATCGGAAGCGACTTTCCTTATCTATAGTGGCAGTTTGGACTGTGATGTTAAGGTTTGGAAGATGTTTCTTCCTCTTCTATGAAATGTATATATACCTAATTTAATGACAATTTGGGTGTATGTTTCGCCATCACATGGTGTAAGTTAAGCTTTCTATATAACTACTTTACTACTTTTTAACTTGATCCGATATTCATTTCTATCGATACAAGAATGTTTTCCCCCTCGCCATCTCAAATTCTCACTCTATTAGTTTGAACATGCTTTCCAACAGCTTACTAATGATCTCCATCTCAaattgttaagagtcccacatcagacaatatatggcctgaacatgtccttataagtgggggcaatcctcactctacaagccggttttgtagggttgagttagggcTAACCAcacttaacatggtatcaagagcctcgtttaagatccggtgggccaccttctatggtttccgctatcgggccacccaccatttatttccacgctagATTGTGATGTTTGATATGAGCCACTACAACAAGACTAGATGATGCAAAAAAATTGAGAAACGAACACAATCTTTGTGCGGTATGTCACAATCGCAATCTATCCAAAAATCACATCCTATACCAGCACCAAAATTTCACACAACATCAATGTTGTTAAATTCATAAGCAACCAATATCTAATAAAACAATGGATagagaattttaaaattatttccgCTCTGTTTGGTAATACATgtttttgagcttatagcttatgtcttatgtcttataagctcatatgataatctagccccgtttggtaacggtcttttcatcacgagcttatagcttattttactagcttatagcttattttccagacgctatttcaaatagcgttttagcttatgtcttatagcttattactttttcttccttttttatccttattatttcaattaaaatccatttttgacccttataatttattttaatttaaaataaaataattatatcttaaatatcttttatgtcattttacatttataagttaattgaaccgctaattttaccaaacacttcaatgagcttataagctatcagtctcaaccatccgctataagctataagtcatccgtcatcagccatcagtcataagctataagatctttTTCTCGAGCACCAAAATAGAgatctactatctacccattattataaaattgaccAAACTCTCTAAAATACCCTTTCCTCAAAAATAATTTGCACTACAAATTGGATATtttagtaattaacaaaataactcTTCACTTTTTCATTCTTGCACCAAATGTTCTATTTTTATTGGTCTACATTGAAAAACTTATTTCCCCCCAAAACACTACTCcccattttctctctctctctctctctctctctctctctctctctctctctctctctctctctctctctctctctctctctctctctctctctctctctctctctctctctcttgttagaacaagatttgttctgatcaattatcttagttttgatgataacaataatatgaattttgcttaagataatatggtactctaatccaatgcaatttccttttcaggaaatatataaagagtacgcataattcagcgctcagaagctttgtctcaaagggttcagcatgcaacatcagaacatggtctggcaagacatcagaagatggtcgaagcagaatcagaacatgggtctatggaagcatcagaagaacaagagaacagaagcactgaagttctgatggtatcacgctcagaagcacttcaaggtcagaagatcagaagatgctatgcaccaagctgtttgactctgatgatattcaaatgttgtattcacaaacatcagatcagaagaaagtacaagtggcaagctacgctgactgacaaaaggaacgttaaaagctattctaggctacgtcagtagacacagcgtgaacaaggctcgaggtagttgacaaaagcgtataacattaaatgcgatgctgtacggaacacgcaaagcattaaatgcactcaacggtcatcttctccaaacgcctataaatatgaagttctgatgagaagcaaggttaacgattctgcaccaaaacaactcaaattaacttgctgaaacgctgttcaaatctaaactcagaatcttcatcttcatcaaagctcactacattgctgttgtaatattttagtgagattaagcttaaacgattaagagaaatatcacagttgtgattatcgcttttaagaagcatttgtaatactcttagaattgattacattaagttgtaaggaactagagtgatcgtgtggatcagaatactctaggaagtcttaggagtgaactaagcaagttgtaactagagtgatcgtgtggatcagtagactctagaaaagtcttagagggtatctaagcagttgttcctggagtgatcagtgtgtgatcagtagactctggaagacttagttgctgactaagtggagaaccattgtaatccgtgcgattagtggattaaatcctcagttgaggtaaatcatctctgcgggggtggactggagtagtttagttaacaacgaaccaggataaaaataactgtgcatttatttttatctgtcaagttttttaaagctacacttattcaaaccccccctttctaagtgtttttctatccttcaattggcatcagagcgccggttctaaggtgcaagcacttaaccgtgtttagaaaagattcaggaagagaaaaacgcttcagtaaaagatggctgatgaaagtgaaaagtctacacctacacctgcatctacatctggctctgctgagcaatacaacggtaacaatggttataccagaccgccggtatttgatggtgaaaactttgaatactggaaagataaactggaaagttactttcttggtctagatggtgatctatgggatcttctgatggatggttacaaacatccagtaaatgccagtggcgtaaagctgacaaggcaagagatgaatgatgatcagaaaaagctattcaggaatcatcataaatgcagaactgttttgctgaatgctatctctcatgctgagtatgagaagatatctaacagggaaacggcctatgacatatatgagtccttgaaaatgactcatgaaggaaatgctcaagtcaaagagactaaagctctagctttaatccagaagtatgaagccttcaagatggaggatgatgaagacattgaaaagatgttttcaagatttcaaactcttactgctggattgagagttcttgacaagggatacaccaaggctgatcatgtaaagaagatcatcagaagcttacccagaagatggggtcctatggtgactgcattcaagattgcaaagaatctgaatgaagtttctctggaagagcttatcagtgccttgagaagtcatgaaatagagctggatgcaaatgagcctcaaaagaaaggtaagtctattgcattaaaatcaaatatcaagaaatgcactaacgcttttcaggctagagaagaagatcctgaagaatcagaatctgaagaagaagatgaactgtctttgatctccagaaggctaaatcaactctggaagaccaagcaaaggaagttcagaggcttcagaagttcaaagaaatttgaacgtggagaatcttccgatgacagaagatttgacaagaagaaggtcatgtgctatgaatgcaatgagcctggacacttcaagaatgaatgtccaaatcttcagaaggaaaatcccaagaagaagtttcataagaagaaaagtcttatggcaacctgggatgagtcagaagatgattcagactctgaagatgagcaggctaactgtgcgcttgTAACATCCCTAATTACTAGTCACCACTAATTATGCTAATGATGGTAATTAGGCGTGATCATGGTAGTTGATAATTAGAGGAGGGTGATTAGAATGGAGTTAGTAAGATTACTCTTGTGTAAGATTTAAGAGAATATTAGTAAGGTAATGACTTGGTCAAGTGAAGATAGCCTGATTAGTAAATAAGGATCAAGTTTTAATCCAAAAGCTAATCTAGAAGTGGCATCATTAGTAATTAAGCCTTAGTGTCAAGGGCATTTGGGTAATTGAATGGAATATTATTTAAGTGAGAAACCAAGAGAAAAACCTCATTATCTCATTTCCACTATCTCTCTAAAATCAGAATTGGAAGAGAAGAAAGAGTTTAGAGAGTGAGAGAGTGGGGGAAGGAgatgaagagaagaagaagaagaagaagtccattttcaTCAAACCTCCATGGATGCATGTGCAAGATGTTTGAGGATAACAAGGTTTTAACCTCATGAATCAAGCTTGGTTTAGTAATCACCATCCTCTCTCCATCAATCAACAGAAGtcagaatcttcatcatcaataaggtgagttccattagttaggaACTTGGGGTAGGGTTTGGGAACTttgcatgattaagggtttagacTATTATTAATGTCTTGCATGATGACTTAATCGGTCAAATATCTGTTCTTTTGATGCAATTGTATGATATGGAATGTTGAAATAGGATGGGATTCGTATTTGAATTGTTGGGGAACCTATGGATGAGTTAGAACACTtttggaactggttttatgcaagaaaaacgtgatttttgcttctggttcagtaagaaatcgattgcaggggtcaagcaatcgattgcactgtgaaaaattgactttctgcgcttctggttcagcgagcaatcgattgcacaccagtgcaaatcgattgcacctgacagaaaatcatccttttactgtttcgaccataactggagttccgtaactcagaattgggcgccgtcggaggcattggaaagctaacggaaagggctACGAGATGTCTAAGCTTCCACAACCTTAGCATACTTTTAAGTACTAATTAAACccatgtgaatattcttgtaTCGTGGTTACTAAACGATAATGCTCGAATAATTGATTTGTTAATCATTCTAAGG encodes:
- the LOC131605104 gene encoding protein JINGUBANG-like, producing MEYQISFSSDSNNLQKEFATTRSFSSQHSLASVPSLNSNSNSNSQFLNSSFTCITTLKLHTYISSLTLAGNFLYTGSSSKEITSWNITHFHSHPQESINTIVSGNGAVKSIVIHSDRLFTAHQDNKIRIWKITITNDGELQQQHKFTRLATLPTFTNRFTSILNPKNHVKIRFRRHKKCTWIHHVDTVSSLALSKDGTLLYSVSWDRTIKVWKTKDLTCLESVQTAHDDAINAITVSNDGYVYTGSADKKIKVWKKEKGDKNHSLIDTLEKHRSGVNALALNSDGSVLYSGACDRSILVYKRGENGNLVVMGALRGHTKSILCLAVVSDLVCSGSEDKTIRIWRSNSNNVDREYCCLGVLEGHRGPIKCLIAVFDQFDEQSSEATFLIYSGSLDCDVKVWKMFLPLL